One part of the Malus sylvestris chromosome 2, drMalSylv7.2, whole genome shotgun sequence genome encodes these proteins:
- the LOC126592331 gene encoding putative clathrin assembly protein At5g35200, producing MSGGTQKSIRKALGALKDTTTVSLAKVNSDYKELDIAIVKATNHVERPAKEKYIRAIFAAVSATRPRADVAYCIHALARRLAKTHNWAVALKTLVVIHRALREVDPTFYEELMNYGRSRSHMLNLAHFKDDSSPNAWDYSTWIRTYALFLEERLECFRVLKYDVEMDRPRTKDLDTAELLEHLSALQQLLFRVLGCQPQGAAVHNFVVQLALSMVASESIKIYQAISDGTVNLVDKFFEMQRHDAMRALDIYRRAGQQAERLSEFYEVCKSLDIGRGEKFTKIEQPPASFLQAMEEYVKEAPQFSTARKDQVVAPKEILAIEYKKAPEEEARPPSPPLPEPVKVEPVKVEAPVAEPPDLLGLNDPVPNTKELDDKNALALAIVPVSDQPTSTAPTLENGATGWELALVTAPSSNESAVASSKLAGGLDLLTLDSLYDDAIRRNNQNVSYNPWEPAPVNGTMMQQLHDPFYASNGMAAPHSVQMAAMANQQQAFMLQQQQQQQQQMMMMMGQQQQQSMNPFGTPHGAPTHPYGPGVPVQAYNPYAGLL from the exons ATGTCAGGAGGTACACAGAAGAGCATCAGGAAAGCTCTTGGAGCCCTCAAGGACACCACCACAGTTTCATTGGCTAAAGTCAACAGCGATTACAAG GAATTGGACATTGCGATAGTCAAAGCTACGAACCATGTTGAGCGTCCCGCCAAGGAAAAGTACATTAGAG CTATTTTTGCTGCCGTTTCTGCTACAAGACCTCGTGCTGATGTTGCATACTGCATCCACGCTCTTGCAAGGAGGTTAGCAAAGACACATAACTGGGCG GTTGCATTGAAGACATTAGTTGTTATTCATCGTGCTTTGAGGGAAGTGGACCCCACGTTTTACGAAGAACTCATGAATTATGGTAGAAGTAGAAGTCATATGCTTAACTtggcacatttcaaagatgATTCCAGTCCCAATG CATGGGATTATTCCACCTGGATCCGCACTTATGCCTTGTTCTTGGAGGAGAGACTGGAATGCTTTCGTGTGTTGAAATATGACGTTGAGATGGATCGCCCA AGGACCAAAGATCTGGATACTGCCGAATTGCTTGAGCATTTGTCTGCCCTGCAACAACTTCTTTTTCGTGTACTTGGTTGCCAG CCGCAAGGGGCAGCAGTTCATAATTTTGTGGTTCAGTTAGCACTCTCAATG GTTGCTTCTGAAAGCATCAAGATTTATCAAGCTATAAGTGATGGAACAGTCAATTTGGTTGACAAG TTCTTTGAGATGCAACGCCATGATGCTATGAGGGCGCTGGATATATATCGGAGGGCAGGACAGCAG GCAGAGAGGCTGTCAGAGTTTTATGAAGTATGTAAAAGTCTTGATATTGGACGTGGAGAGAAGTTTACCAAGATTGAGCAG CCCCCTGCATCGTTTTTACAAGCCATGGAAGAGTACGTGAAAGAAGCTCCTCAGTTCTCAACAGCTCGCAAGGATCAG GTGGTTGCCCCCAAAGAAATCTTGGCTATAGAGTACAAAAAGGCCCCGGAGGAGGAGGCACGTCCACCTTCACCACCTCTACCTGAACCAGTGAAAGTTGAACCAGTGAAAGTGGAAGCACCTGTAGCTGAACCGCCTGATTTGCTG GGTTTGAATGATCCTGTTCCAAATACTAAAGAGTTGGATGACAAGAATGCACTGGCTTTAGCGATTGTTCCAGTTT CGGACCAACCAACATCCACAGCTCCAACTCTAGAAAATGGAGCTACAGGTTGGGAATTGGCACTTGTTACAGCACCGAGCTCAAATGAGAGCGCCGTGGCTTCTAGCAAACTG GCGGGAGGGTTAGACTTGCTTACACTAGACAGCCTATATGACGATGCAATCAGAAGAAACAATCAGAATGTGAGCTACAACCCATGGGAGCCTGCTCCGGTAAATGGTACCATGATGCAACAACTTCACGATCCCTTTTATGCATCCAACGGAATGGCTGCACCGCATTCTGTGCAGATGGCAGCAATGGCGAACCAGCAGCAGGCCTTCATGTtgcagcaacagcagcagcagcagcagcagatgatgatgatgatgggccAACAACAGCAACAGTCTATGAATCCTTTCGGAACTCCTCACGGAGCCCCTACCCACCCCTATGGCCCCGGTGTCCCTGTCCAAGCATACAACCCATACGCAGGCCTTTTATAG